Within Marmota flaviventris isolate mMarFla1 chromosome 13, mMarFla1.hap1, whole genome shotgun sequence, the genomic segment gagccacaattgcaGCCCCCCCCtcagttttcacttttttaaaataccattttaataTGTTCAGTTCAGTGGCATGGCTTATATTCACAATTTCGTGCAGCCTTCATAGTACTATTTCCACAACTTTTCCATCCCCAGGAGAAACTATAGCCATTAAATAGTAACGTCTATTCCCTCTCCCCACAGACCCTGGGACTCTTTATACATTGCAAACTGAAGCTCTGTATTCATTAAAAAGTAGTTTCCTAATCCCCTCTCACCACCCTGATACATTTGCCTAttctaaatataaatggaattatgtgGTATTTGTCCAGTtatgtctagcttatttcacttacaaaGTGTCTTTATGGTTcatcatgttgtagcatgtatcagactCTCATTCCttgttatggctgaataatatttgtggtgtgtgtgtgtgtgtgtgtacatatacatacggATCGTATCCATTCAGCTGTTGATGAACACATGGGTTGTTTCTGccttttggctcttgtgaataatgctacaatgatATTTGTGTACATGTGTTCATTCCAGATGCTGTTTTCAACTTCTTTGAGTATTTATTTAGGAgtaaaattgctgggtcatatgaaaatttttatttatatttatatatattttagagaccACCCAGGTTTTTTTCTCCATAGTAGTTGTACCATTTTCCATTCCCCCCGGCAGTGCACAGGATTTTAATTTCTCCAAATCCTTGTTGAGTGCCTTGATGTATGCCTGCAAcacagaaggctaaggcaggaggtttgcaagttctaagccagtctcagaaatttagcaagactctcagcaacttattgagaccctgtctcaaaagtaaaaaagacaGGAGAAATAGTTCAGTGGTAttaggttcaatcaccagaaccaaaaaaaaaaaaaaaaaagaatttcttcatATCCTTTAAATCTTCTAGCATTtgttatttctgcttttatttgataatagccattccaatAGATGTGAAGTGATATCTTATTATTTTGATTAGTATCAATTTAAATTAgtaatgactaatgatattgaacctcttttcatgtgcttattaccATTTGTGTATGTTTGTAGAAATGTCTGTCCAAGTCCTTTATCGTTTTTTaatcaggtttttgttgttgttgctgtggtTGTTAAGTTTTTGGCAATCTATCTATTCTGCATATTGACCCTTAACAGATATTTTACCTCTTTCCAATGGTTACCTTAACATTCTATTGACAGTATCCTTTGGTgttcaaaagtttttaatttgataaagGTCAGttcatctgttttttaaattatgtgtgcTTTTGTTGTCTTATCcaggaaatcattgccaaatctaatgtcatgaagatttttccttatattttcctCTAAGACGTTTATAGTGTTAGCTTTTACATTTagttctttaatccattttgagttaattttttgtaTGGCATAAGACATATTTTTGCAACTAGGTATACAATTTTCCTAACACCATTTATTATAAAGGCTGTTCTTTCTGACATTGAATGGGGAGAAatgttttgaaacttttttttttttttttgcaaaatgtttCTAGAAGCACAAACGGACAGTGAGctttctcacttaaaaaaaaataatacaaaagtgTTAATTATCTGGTATGGGTAGCTTTTTTGGGCAGCAGGAATGTGGACCCTTATACTACTTATTATGAAAAGAGAAGCCTCCATTAATTTTATTgacttgaataatattttaattatatatttgtaaatttaagTAAGTATTGAAGATAATGTGCAGGTAATTCAGATACGCTTTAAGCAATTATTGGGAGAAAaaagtagtttttgttttgaactttatatttattaatgttttacatatttttttttcttggtagagTCAACTGGATGTGCCCTTTAAAGTTAAAGTTGGTCATATTGGTAAGCTGTATTAGTGGAATGCCCTTCTTGCCctgtaatgatatattttaaatatttctgagcaCTGCtgaaaataaagttatcatgTATTCTTGTTTAGGTAGGGTTTAGTTGTATGGCTTAAAAATATTGTGAGATTTATGTACTCTTGCCCAGTACTTGATACCTTCATAATTTAGAAATGACACATTCTAGTAGGTTTTAAAATTGAGTTGGGGGCCACCAGGTACCTTAAGTGTCTTTGTTTTCTAGGTTTCTGAGTAATCACTGTTGCTGTATTCTGATTAGTACTGGATATATGATGTGAGGATGAGGGTTTGGATCATCCGTGTACTGTCACCAGGAACCAATCTGAAAACTTGTTTCTgctctggatttttttccctaggtttccagaatttccagaaaatactgtataatttcttgttttacattttttatattttaaattttatttttaattatttatcttatgttatttttttgtggttctgggatcAAAGATAGGGTCTGGTatgtcctaggcaagtgctcaacctcTAAGTTAgtaccccagccccttgtttttgTATTAATTTACCTGTATTTATAGtgcatactttaaatatattgatTGACTAGAAACTGAGTGTAAAGTTTCAACATGTTTAATAAAAACTTGTCATAATTCTTAGATtatattatggttttattttaaatattgtggaAGATGATAAGTGTCTTTAGTTGGGACTTTGAAATTTTTGCTATATTGTTTTTGAAGTGGGATTCTATAATGTTATTGAATATGTATTGGTCCCATTGAGGAACTGGTATTTTgaaagtttacataaattatattatgAAGGTTTTCACAGTTTTGTGTATTATAGTTGGTATTGGACCATATACCACAGAAAGTTTTCATCACCTTATATTGCCAAGACTTGAATTTTGTCCCATTCCTCCACCCATTTAAAGGCAGTTTAGCATAAGTAAAAGGGTGGGGGGGAACATCACCCATTATTTTGCCcccttacatttttctttttggagtttttgattgtgtacatgtatatattttaaatacttataacCATGTTGTatttatgtgtaataaggatttcTTATAATCCAAGTTGACTTGAACTCATTTATTTCTTATGGTATCATAATAATCCTATAAATGCATATTTGGGTATGGTGAATAATCCCCATTAGTCCATTGTACAACAGGTAATATATTtaagatagcttttaaaaatttcaataagtcattgaattcttaaaataattattgtcatattttattgtgtattaaTTTAACCTCATGTATCAGGAGGGAGTGGTGGGTAAAGCTCAGTGATATAATATGTGCTTCGTAGGCATAAGGtgttgggtttgattctcaggcaCCACCTCTTTCCCacccaaatgtgtgtgtgtgtatgtatatgtgtgagtatagatatataaattcatatatatgtatatgtatatgcatgtatatacatatgtgtgtgtatatagatatcTAGTTCCTTTTGATGGACCTATTTCCCTTAGATCATGCATTCCTCTTTTTTCTTGCTTGCTATTGTTTAAAAATGATAAGGTAATGTTTAGTGGTAATACAAGGTAATGGAAAGAACTCTGGACTAAACAAGATAATTTGGAGAATCATTTAAGGTATTTGTTTGCATACCTTTCTCCTAGTACCTAtcgttctttttttaaaattttatttaattatttttaaaatacacaacaacagtggaatgcattacaattcttattacacatatagagcacaactatcgttctttaatattattattattgtttattttttctttctagtcactttctttttaaaaattcaatatttttagttgtagatagacacaatacctttattttatttatttttatgtggtgctgaggatcgaacccaatgcctcacatgtgctaagcaagcactctaccactgagctacaatcccaacctgACACCAAGTTTCTGGAGAAGAAGTCagtttagtttttattgtatCCTCACCACTTAGCATCTTCCCTAGTATATATAATAGGAATACAATTTGTTGAAtgagaaaacatttccaaatgtGTGGTACAATGAGCATATTGTCCCCTTGCCATTATTGGATATAGTTAGTCTTATTGATCTTTCAAAGATCTCTTCTAAGGCAGAATAAAATAGATGGATGGTAAATGTAGGTTGGATgaatattttcatactttttttttttttgactgtagGTAATCTTAAACTTAGAATTCCATGGAAAAACCTTTATACTCAACCATTTGAAGCTGTATTAGAAGATATTTATTTACTCATAGTGCCTTCTTCCAGTAAGTCAAATATTAAAGTTTataatttactcttttttatagatgggaaaacctttatgttttataattatatttgtataaaatattttgggtggtattttggagatattttaatatataaatttggtatattcaaataaaattggcttttattctaaatttttgtAGACGAtgaattagtgatttttttcaaaggtaAATATTAGAAtgagtatatttaaatttaaagtatttagatTCTTCCTTTTAATGCTTCTATAGGAATAAAATATGAtcctttaaaggaagaaaaacaactcCTAGAAGCAAAGCAACAggaattaaaaagaatagaagaaacaaagcaaaaagtaGTTGATCAAggtaaaaaaaccaaacaaacctaAAAGTGCTAATAAGAAAgtgtaaaaaaacaaatatttctcataaTAGAATGTTTGTCTCTGGAGGCACTGAgattatttaacaaatatgagAGAATCTTATTACATGGAGAATTTTAGTGTGGTTTGTATTTTGTCATGTATACAAAATTTTTTACCTTGCAGAATTTATCTTAAGGCATAAATACTATGTCTGGTTTATAAGGATAAAGGTCAGTTTTTAGTGATAGCCATTAATTTTATCAAGTGTATTTTCTTACCTTTCTAGTCCTTGCTTTTGTATTCTCCTTGTATCAATTTTTACACTTTTGAAGATACTTAGTAtcttgatatatttatatttgccaTAGActgtttatttgctttcttacTTCACATCTTTTCCTATTCAAATTAGACCACATGGTCCATTATTACTATAAGCCCTTTTTCAGTGGTATATGAGGTATCCTGCATCTCTTTATTTTCACTTCCTAGTCAGCATCTCCAGCTACTTTTTACATGCTGACTCTTTGCTTCTTTCCCTAGTGGATTTTTCTTCTTAGCTTAAACATACTGTAGCctctccttatttttaaaaataaagtcatctaCCTAATCTAGTCCTTTGCTTATCTTTTACTCCTCTGTTATTCCTTGAACAGCTaagcatctttaaaataaagcatatgtATACTTCACTATTCTTGCAttgattgtttttaaatgaaaagtgaactccagaaataaaatgttttacctGTTGACAAACATTAGTGGAGATTTAGCATAATCTCTGGTAGTACCACATGtaaatctattttctttgtcAGACTTTTTTCATATCCTCTATATAGTCATTTGtaggcattttctttttaaaatatttattttatcaatataaTAAACAGTACATAACTTTAAAGCTAAATAGTACTATAGTACCCaaagttaaataaacaaaacacttctCACTTAGCCATATACCCTACTCCCTAAAGAATTATCATATTGCTAAATAAGATACATTTCTATTACTTGATTTATTAAATttagactgtgtgtgtgtatgtgggtgtgtgtgtatgtgtatagtgtgtgtgtgaatgataTAGTGATGGGACTGTGAAGATTGACCAAGTAGTATAAATGTTTACCGTTGAGCCAAATAGTATACTCTAATtacatagattttctttttttaaattattctaatttgttatatatgagcacaattttttatatctctagttttacacaaagtagagtcacaccatttgtgtcttcatacatgtacttagggtaatgatgtccatcttctTCTATcgcctttcctacccccatgccttctactttcccatcccttcccttttccctatctagagttcatctatctTAAGGCATAAATAATATCCTTTATCCTTATAAACCCATGCCCTCctccaaccccattatgaatcagtatccttatattggagaaaacatttggcactttttggtattggcttacgtcacttagcataatattctccaactccatccatttacctgcaaatgccatgattttattctctattcatgctgaataatatttcattgtgtatatataccacattttctttatccattcatctactgaagggcatctaggttgattctacagtttagctgttgtgttgtgttgctataaacatggatgtggctgtgtccctgtagtatgctgtttttaaatcctttgggaatagaccgaggagtgggatagctaggtcaaattgtggttccattcccagttttccaaggaatctccatactgctttctatattggtagcaccaatttgcagtcccaccagcactgtatgagtgtgcctttttccccacatcctcgccaacacttattgttgtttgtatgcataatagctgccattctgactggagtgagataaagtcttagagtagttttgatttgcatttctctaattgctagagatgatgaacattttttcatatatttattgattgattatatatcatctctgagaagtgtctgttcagttccttggcccattgattgattgggttatttcttttttttggtgtttagctttttgagttctttatataccctagggATCAGTGGtctttgatgtgtgaggggtaaaaatttgctcccaagatatagtctctctattctttttttgctgagaagaagctttttagtttgaatccatcctatttattcttgattttacttcttgtactataagagtcttattaaggaaagtggggcctaatctgacatgatggagatttgggcacagtttatctggtttaattcctaggtccttgatccactttgagttgagttttgtgcatggtgggagatagggttttaatttcattttgttgcatatggatttctagttttcctagcaccattgttgaagaggctatcttttctccaatgtatgtttttggcacctttgtccatatacgataactgtaattatgtaggTTAGTCTTTGttctctattttgtaccattggtctacaaatctattttggtgccaataccatgctatttttgttactattgctctgtagtattgtttaaggtctggtaaagtgatgccacctgtttcactcttcttgctaaggatagctttagttattctgggtctctttatttttccagatgaatttcatgactgttctttctaattctaaaaggaatgtcattgggattttgattggaattgccttaaatctgtatagtgcttttggtactatggtcattttgacaatattaattctgcctctccaagaacaaggcagatcttttcatcttctaaggtcttctttaatttctttagtgttctatagtttccattgtagaggtctttcacttcttttgttaggttgatttccaagtattttatttgttttgaggctattataaatgggtaattttcctttcagaggatttgtatatcagatatacagaaatgcctttgtttaatgggtattgattttgtatcctgttactttgctgaattcatttactagttctagaagttttctggtggaattttttgggtcttctatgtatacaGTCATATCATTAGCATAGTGCtgatttgaattcttcttttcctatccatatccatttaatttctttcatctgtctaattgctgtggccagtgttttaagaattgtgttaaatagaaatggtgaaagagggcatacctgtcttgttctagtttttagagggaatactttcaatttttctcaatttagaatgatgttggcctggggctttgcgtagatagcttttacaaaaTGTCAAGATATGTGCCTGtttttccctggtttttctagtgttctgaacatgaaggggtgctgtatttgacaaatgctttttttctgcatTGATTATCATTAGataaaatcatatgattcttatctttaagtctcttgatgtgatgagttacatttattcatttccgtatgttgaaccaaacttgtatCCCTGGAGTGAACCCCTTgtgatcatggtgcattatctttttgatatgtttttatttgattcGTCAGaacttattgagaatttttgcatgtatgttcattagtgaaattggtttgaagttttctttctttgatgtgtctttgcctggttttggaatcagggtgacattggcctcataggatgagtttggaagtgctgcctctttttctatttcctgaaataaattcgagagtattggtattagttcttcttcaaaagtcttgtagaactcggatgtgtatccatctggtcctggacttttcttggtcagtaggcttctgatggcatcttctatttcatcatttaaaattgataaatttaaattgtgtatatcattctgattcaatttgtgcaaatcatatgactctagaaatttgtcgatgccttcagtattttctattttattggaatataagttttcaaaataatttctaattatcttctgtatttttgtagtgtctgttgtgatagtacctttttcatcatgtatgttagtgatttgagttttctctctccttctcttcattagcatggctaagggtctgtcaattttatatatttttttcaaagaagcaactttttgtcaattttttcagttgtttcttttgtttcactttcatggatttcagctctgattttaattattttctgtcttctgcttttggtgttgatttgttcttctttttctagggctttgaaatgtaatgttaggtcatatatttgttgacttttttttttttttttttaaggaatgaactccatgcaatgaactttcctcttagtactgccgttatggtgtcccagagattttgatatgttgtgtcagtgttctcatttacctctaagaatttttgaatctcctccttgatgtcttttgcaaccctttgttcattcagtagcatattacttagtctccacgtgttggagtagcttttatttttattttatcattgatttgtaattttttttcattatgatctgatagaatgcaggatagtatctctacttttttgtatttgctaagagtttctttgtggcataatacaTGATCTAGTATAGAGAAGgaaccatgtgctgctgagaagaaagtgtattcgcttgttgaaggatgaaatattctctctatatatatatgtcaggtctaagttattgattgtattattgagttctgtagtttcttttgtttggaagatctatctagtggtggacgtggtatgttaaagtcactcaaaattattgtgttatggtctgtTTGAttattgaacttgagaagagtttgatgaatgtagatgctccattgtttggggaatatatttttataattgttaagtcttgtcggtgtatggttcccttgagcagtatgaaatatccttctttctcccttttgattaactttagcttgatgtctactttatttgatatgaagatggaaacccctgcttgcttccgcagtccatgtgagtggtatgatttttccccacCTTTCACCTTCGGTCTGTGGATGTCTtctcctatgagatgagtctcttggtggcatcatattgttgggtctttttaaaaaatctaatctgctagtctgtgtcttttgatatgtgagtttagaccattaacattcagggttattatttagacatgatttgtattctcaaccatttttgtcatttaatttgacttggttctcctttgattagttttttctttagtgtgATACCTCCCTCTgatgaattttattgtttttttttcatttcctcttcatggaatattttgcctaggatgttctgtagtgcaggctttctagttgtaaattctttttaacttttttttttatcatggtaggtttttatttcatcatcaaatctaaatctttattttgcttgatataaggttcttgattggcatccattttctttcagagcttgataaatgttgttccaggatcttctagctttcagggtatGGGTTGACAAATCTGCAGATAACCTAATTGGATTTCCCCTACATGTAATCTGATTCTTTTCACtcctggcttttaaaattctctttttattctgtatgctagacattttcattataatgtgccttggtgtggaactgttgtgattttgtacatttggcgtcctgtaagcctcttatatttgcttttccaattcattcttcatgtttggaaaattttctgatagtatttcctagattgctcattcctttggtttggaattctataccttcctctatcccaataattcttaaatctgttctttttatgCACTGCCATATTTTGAATGCtctactcatggtttcttaccatcttcattgggtggtctatattcttttcaagattatatattttctcttcatggtctgaggtcctgtcttccaagtggtctaatctattggtgatgctttcaattgaacttttaacttggtttattatttctttcatttcaagaatttctgtttggtgttttttttagaacctccatcatcctattgaagtaatcttttgcttcctgtatttgcttatgtagctgtttattgaaatgatctttcctgcctgtatttgttctcatATCATTGTTTAATTCACAgcacattttaatcatgtacatcctgaactccttctctgtcatttcttcttctgtgttgGCCATGGATCTGAAAATGTAGTGACTTTATTTGTTTGGTacactttcttcctttgtcttttcacaTTGTTCTTGTGTCTTCCCTTTTAGCAGGATTGGAGGTGTTCCAGTTTTACCATATAGGCTTATAttgtccctgcagggttccagtacctctcctttgaggggaaggacaatgttaatagTTCCCAATACAAATAAcatacaaccttaaaccaaatagttgttattaagatgtttacagtttggtcacaatatacagaaatggtgaatttagttattatctacaatataaatagtaggtttgcaaaagggtttacagtttctgatgttGGACAAAGAGCCTGGAGTGAGGTGGAGGATAAGATGTTGAGTAGATAGGAGGTGAGGAtgtagagttattatatcttaggaaatatgaaagaagaaTCTAAAGAAGAAAgtttagtagcaggagaagaaagTAATTTTGGGAAGACAagtggaaagacagtagaacacataaacaaaaaacacataaatattagaaaaatttaaaaaatgtaaaaataggagaaaaaagaatatacaacacaactgtaagaTACTATttagacatcccagtcctcagtatcctaattcatacaaagtacttggtttcagaTATGTTAGGGATGTGagggcgagagagagagagagagagagagagagagagagagagagagagggggagggagagggagaggaaagtataatcttgaagaaagaaataagaattgttttggttggagattagtatctttcctgctttccttctctcccaGTAGGTGGGGTTGACTGTTGTTAGCTGATATCtctaccctcaggatggtgaaggttaccAAAGTGGGAGGGTTGGACTTGGGTGCAGGTcacctggaagtggggtatgGCACCTGCCATTCCCcaatgggagactgcaccccaaggatctcctttggggcctgctCATGTGATGTGagtgcctggtcttatct encodes:
- the LOC139701616 gene encoding intermembrane lipid transfer protein VPS13A-like, with the translated sequence MGLPRSARGASRSPRRRQGPRRATGLAAQRLSWDRRGEGRPAPQPEPAPAPPRGAPRPRAGGFQLRGDVALKNLEVKENALSQLDVPFKVKVGHIGNLKLRIPWKNLYTQPFEAVLEDIYLLIVPSSRIKYDPLKEEKQLLEAKQQELKRIEETKQKVVDQGKKTKQT